From Pleurocapsa sp. PCC 7319:
AGGTCTCCTCAAAATCCGAAGCGCCGACTTGTGACTCTTACCTAGTTCACCTAGAACAAGTGCGTCAAGTACAATCTGAAATTGTTACCACAGAAAAAGCACAACAGATGGCTCAGTTTTTCGGCGCAATGGCAGATCCTCATCGATTAAAACTTCTTTCTGCCCTAGCTCAAGCTGAACTTTGTGTCTGCGACTTAGCAGCAGTAGTCAAAATGAGTGAATCGGCTGTATCCCATCAGTTACGGTTACTAAGAAACCTCCGTTTGGTCAAGCATCGCCGTGAAGGGCGAAATGTTTATTACCGTTTGGCAGATGCCCATATAGCTAATCTTTATCAGGAAGTAGCCGAGCATTTAGAAGAAGCTTAGGATG
This genomic window contains:
- a CDS encoding helix-turn-helix transcriptional regulator, coding for MSKVSRAKQQVSSKSEAPTCDSYLVHLEQVRQVQSEIVTTEKAQQMAQFFGAMADPHRLKLLSALAQAELCVCDLAAVVKMSESAVSHQLRLLRNLRLVKHRREGRNVYYRLADAHIANLYQEVAEHLEEA